The following proteins come from a genomic window of Gimesia chilikensis:
- a CDS encoding prepilin peptidase → MTPFGINPYLMLTLLFLLGTALGRIINLCIEEIPREEKVGAAWKRVFRRMRHLGSRYHLPLIGVYLTRSKNSNYSYRRSHREALVELLNGVIFVLLYCAEVPLGAGALLQDSGLFSSYAPDLVTVDSWLSPAGLLNLRYFYHLVLIESLMIATFIDFDHKIIPDGCTMPALFVGVVGAFVFGVLYLVPVWFQEPSVVRLFGVYFPEDYRHHFIVEKIPQWVVTYPHLHGLAVSLVGLVVGGGVVWAVRVIGQWTLRQEAMGFGDVILMAVIGSFLGWQATVTVFVISPLCALLVVAVSIFFKLSREIPFGPYLSLGALLVLLGWPKIWPLAERICHLGPLLPILALLMMVLLTVCLLFTQFIKWILGIPLYWQDEWVEEWTSADQLTYQSGENVNETQGRWDLNTNNHTRAGRGTQHYHQWKNGR, encoded by the coding sequence ATGACCCCCTTTGGTATCAATCCTTACCTGATGCTGACACTGCTGTTCCTGCTGGGAACCGCACTGGGGCGGATCATCAACCTCTGCATCGAGGAAATTCCCCGCGAGGAAAAAGTGGGGGCCGCCTGGAAACGGGTCTTCCGTCGCATGCGGCACCTCGGCTCCCGCTATCATCTGCCCCTCATCGGGGTCTATCTCACGCGGTCGAAAAACTCGAATTATTCCTACCGCCGCTCGCACCGAGAAGCACTCGTGGAACTGTTGAACGGCGTGATTTTCGTACTGCTCTACTGCGCCGAAGTTCCCCTGGGAGCCGGCGCACTGCTCCAGGACAGCGGCCTCTTTTCCTCCTATGCACCCGACCTGGTGACCGTCGATTCCTGGCTCTCTCCCGCGGGACTGCTCAACCTGCGTTACTTCTATCACCTGGTGCTGATCGAATCCCTGATGATCGCCACCTTTATCGACTTCGATCACAAAATCATCCCCGATGGCTGTACCATGCCCGCCCTGTTTGTGGGGGTGGTCGGCGCGTTTGTCTTCGGAGTACTCTACCTGGTGCCGGTCTGGTTTCAGGAGCCTTCGGTGGTCCGCCTGTTCGGAGTTTATTTCCCGGAAGATTATCGGCACCACTTCATTGTCGAAAAGATTCCGCAGTGGGTCGTCACCTATCCGCACCTGCACGGGCTGGCCGTCAGTCTGGTAGGGCTCGTGGTGGGCGGCGGTGTCGTCTGGGCCGTCCGCGTCATCGGTCAATGGACGTTACGCCAGGAAGCGATGGGCTTCGGCGACGTCATTCTGATGGCCGTCATCGGCAGCTTCCTGGGCTGGCAGGCGACGGTCACCGTATTTGTGATTTCCCCCCTGTGTGCCCTCCTGGTGGTGGCCGTTTCCATCTTCTTCAAGCTCTCGCGCGAGATTCCCTTTGGGCCTTACCTCAGCCTGGGAGCGTTGCTCGTCCTGCTCGGCTGGCCAAAAATCTGGCCGCTTGCCGAACGCATCTGCCATCTGGGACCGCTGCTGCCCATCCTCGCACTATTGATGATGGTCCTGCTGACGGTTTGCCTGTTGTTTACCCAGTTCATCAAATGGATCCTGGGCATCCCCCTCTACTGGCAGGACGAATGGGTCGAGGAATGGACGTCTGCCGACCAGCTGACCTACCAGTCGGGCGAGAATGTCAACGAAACCCAGGGCCGCTGGGATCTCAACACAAACAACCACACCCGGGCCGGACGGGGAACGCAACACTACCACCAGTGGAAAAACGGCCGGTAA
- a CDS encoding TetR/AcrR family transcriptional regulator translates to MNQPPDRKQRSRNKILDAALRTFKQQGYVGSGVDGIMEAAGMTSGAFYGHFNSKSDVLGEAFVHSFIEDQAAMNGALSECETPEQLIEIMQKYLSSKHCEQVEEGCSIPPLLSDLGRADAETKTRFEEVIQWMVAQFQERSDNEFSRQEILATLALCFGGLSLARAVNSPALSRQILSACRKQLPIQKCD, encoded by the coding sequence ATGAACCAGCCCCCGGATCGGAAACAACGCTCCCGGAATAAGATTCTGGACGCCGCCCTGCGTACGTTCAAACAACAGGGGTACGTCGGCAGTGGCGTAGATGGCATCATGGAAGCCGCCGGAATGACTTCCGGCGCGTTTTATGGTCATTTCAATTCAAAGTCCGACGTGCTGGGCGAGGCCTTTGTGCATTCTTTCATCGAAGATCAGGCAGCGATGAACGGCGCCCTGAGTGAGTGTGAAACGCCGGAGCAACTGATCGAAATCATGCAGAAGTACCTGTCGAGTAAGCATTGCGAACAGGTGGAGGAGGGATGTTCGATCCCTCCTCTGCTGTCCGACCTGGGGCGTGCGGATGCAGAGACGAAGACCCGGTTCGAGGAGGTCATCCAGTGGATGGTCGCGCAGTTTCAGGAGCGCTCGGACAACGAATTCAGCCGCCAGGAAATTCTCGCAACGCTGGCCCTCTGTTTCGGCGGTCTGTCGCTGGCGCGCGCGGTCAACTCCCCTGCCCTGTCCCGACAGATTCTCTCCGCCTGTCGGAAGCAGTTGCCGATCCAGAAGTGCGACTAA
- a CDS encoding PAS domain-containing hybrid sensor histidine kinase/response regulator produces MGEFFTKLFDTSDYPPRWDCGNWSDGEGWLHILSDIGTWSAYTAIPIVLLYFAAKRKDFPFTKLFGLFAAFILLCGTVHLVEAIIFWYPIYRVSGLLKLATAVVSWIAVIILIRYAPRMLHLPSMMATNKQLLSEIEQRKQVERDLRWLQARYEAFLSGTSSIIWTTDAQGNFIVPQTSWQRFTGQPWTEHKDSGWLNAVLPEDRSEITGLWNSSTKDRSSRQIQGHIWHAESQSYRPVITEAVPVIDQSGQVREWVGTVSDIHEQRRAEESLSAAEARASQRLKELELIYETAPVGMSLIDQQHRCLRINERHAQMNGISRHQQLGRQVEELMPGIADQIQPLYETVFETGKPVENYEIYAQTPGDEERHCWLMNFHPLVDETEAVWAVSCIIQDITDRKQLEETLRKSEQAALQANLAKSEFLANMSHEIRTPMAAIAGYADMLLERLQEPDDRQCVIVMKRNGEYLLELINDILDLSRIEAGKLEVELEPVSLPVLIGEIQSLMHVRAQEKELDLTVKFVGKVPETIQTDSIRLRQVLINLLGNAIKFTDEGEVRLGVRLISDSEPPEIEFAVQDTGIGIPEEQQKKLFKPFSQGDTSVTRAYGGSGLGLAISKRLVGMLDGSIWVTSEVGEGSVFHVRLPLDSLEDVPLIEPDLTTLSAEETAAESDVLPVLNCRVLVVDDRREIRHICQHFLEKAGATVQLAQDGQAGVDTILAARESDAAYDVILMDMQMPRLGGLEATAVLRAQGVETPIIALTADAMKGDREQCLQAGCNDYLSKPIDHAQLVEIVWKYSRRDQREAE; encoded by the coding sequence ATGGGTGAGTTTTTCACCAAACTTTTTGACACATCAGATTATCCCCCCCGCTGGGATTGCGGGAACTGGAGCGACGGTGAAGGCTGGTTGCACATCCTGTCGGACATCGGCACCTGGTCGGCTTATACCGCGATTCCGATTGTGCTGCTGTACTTTGCCGCCAAGCGAAAAGATTTCCCGTTCACGAAACTGTTTGGTCTGTTCGCAGCGTTCATTCTGCTGTGCGGCACCGTGCACCTGGTGGAAGCGATTATCTTCTGGTATCCGATTTATCGGGTCTCGGGACTGCTCAAGCTGGCGACCGCTGTCGTTTCCTGGATCGCGGTGATTATTTTAATCCGCTATGCGCCGCGGATGCTGCATCTGCCTTCCATGATGGCGACCAACAAGCAACTGCTCAGTGAGATAGAACAACGCAAGCAGGTGGAACGCGATCTCCGCTGGCTGCAGGCCCGGTATGAAGCTTTTTTAAGCGGCACCAGCAGTATTATCTGGACGACGGATGCGCAGGGGAATTTTATCGTGCCCCAGACGTCCTGGCAGCGATTCACGGGGCAACCCTGGACTGAGCACAAAGACAGCGGCTGGCTGAATGCGGTGCTGCCGGAAGACCGTTCTGAAATCACGGGCCTCTGGAATTCATCAACGAAAGACCGGTCCAGCCGCCAGATCCAGGGGCACATCTGGCATGCGGAGAGCCAGAGCTATCGCCCGGTGATTACCGAAGCGGTTCCCGTGATCGATCAGTCTGGTCAGGTCCGGGAATGGGTGGGCACGGTGAGTGACATTCACGAACAGCGACGGGCGGAAGAGAGCCTGAGTGCCGCCGAGGCGCGGGCCAGCCAGCGACTGAAGGAGCTGGAACTGATTTACGAAACCGCCCCGGTGGGGATGAGTTTAATTGATCAGCAGCATCGCTGTCTGCGTATCAATGAGCGGCACGCACAGATGAACGGGATCTCCCGTCATCAGCAACTGGGCCGGCAGGTGGAAGAACTGATGCCGGGGATTGCCGATCAGATTCAGCCCCTGTATGAGACCGTGTTTGAAACAGGTAAACCGGTTGAGAACTACGAAATCTATGCCCAGACTCCCGGAGATGAGGAGCGTCACTGCTGGCTGATGAATTTTCATCCCCTCGTGGATGAAACGGAAGCGGTCTGGGCCGTCAGCTGTATCATTCAGGACATCACCGACCGCAAGCAGCTGGAAGAGACGTTGCGTAAAAGTGAGCAGGCGGCCTTGCAGGCGAACCTGGCGAAAAGTGAATTTCTGGCCAACATGAGCCATGAAATCCGGACGCCGATGGCTGCGATCGCGGGCTACGCCGACATGCTGCTGGAACGTCTGCAGGAGCCTGACGACCGGCAGTGTGTGATCGTTATGAAGCGGAACGGCGAATACCTGCTCGAACTGATTAACGATATTCTCGACCTGTCACGGATCGAAGCCGGGAAGCTGGAGGTCGAGCTCGAACCGGTATCTCTGCCGGTGTTGATTGGCGAGATCCAGTCGCTGATGCATGTGCGGGCACAAGAGAAAGAGCTGGATCTGACCGTCAAGTTCGTGGGCAAGGTCCCCGAGACGATCCAGACAGATTCAATTCGTCTCAGGCAGGTACTGATCAACCTGCTGGGCAATGCCATCAAGTTCACCGACGAGGGTGAAGTCCGACTGGGTGTGCGGCTCATCTCCGATTCCGAGCCTCCCGAGATTGAATTTGCAGTGCAGGACACGGGGATCGGCATCCCTGAAGAGCAGCAGAAAAAACTGTTCAAGCCGTTCTCGCAGGGGGACACTTCGGTGACCCGCGCGTATGGCGGCAGTGGGCTGGGGCTGGCGATCAGCAAACGGCTGGTAGGGATGCTTGACGGCTCGATCTGGGTGACCAGCGAGGTCGGCGAGGGTTCGGTCTTTCACGTACGGCTGCCACTGGATTCACTGGAAGATGTGCCGCTGATCGAACCGGACCTGACAACACTGTCAGCAGAAGAGACCGCTGCAGAGTCAGACGTGCTGCCCGTGCTCAACTGCCGGGTGCTGGTGGTCGACGACCGCCGCGAGATCCGCCACATCTGTCAGCACTTCCTGGAAAAAGCGGGCGCGACGGTTCAGCTGGCGCAAGACGGCCAGGCAGGCGTCGACACTATTCTGGCGGCCCGGGAGAGCGACGCGGCGTATGATGTCATCCTGATGGACATGCAGATGCCGCGCCTGGGCGGGCTGGAAGCCACCGCGGTTTTACGTGCCCAGGGGGTTGAGACGCCGATCATCGCGTTGACCGCGGATGCGATGAAAGGGGACCGGGAACAGTGCCTGCAGGCCGGGTGTAACGATTACCTTTCCAAGCCGATCGATCATGCTCAGCTGGTGGAGATCGTGTGGAAGTATTCCCGCAGGGATCAGCGAGAGGCTGAGTAG
- a CDS encoding shikimate kinase, translating into MSLITLIGYRGSGKSSVAAPLAEQRGYNWIDADDEIERVAGKTIAEIFAEGGEPHFRQIERSVMQQLLSGDQRVIAAGGGAILNDQTRAEMKQAGPVIWLKADAADLIQRIDGDSTTGSRRPALTASNSQLEEVETLLAQRDPFYRDAATLTIETGGKTVTEIVAEIIAALDADS; encoded by the coding sequence ATGTCCCTGATCACCCTGATTGGCTACCGAGGCAGCGGCAAGAGCAGCGTCGCCGCCCCCCTGGCCGAACAACGCGGTTATAACTGGATCGACGCCGACGATGAAATCGAACGCGTCGCCGGGAAAACCATCGCCGAGATCTTCGCCGAGGGAGGCGAACCCCACTTTCGCCAGATCGAACGGTCGGTCATGCAGCAACTGCTCTCCGGCGATCAACGCGTGATCGCCGCGGGAGGCGGTGCGATCCTGAATGACCAGACCCGCGCGGAAATGAAACAGGCCGGTCCGGTGATCTGGCTCAAAGCAGACGCCGCCGACCTCATCCAGCGAATCGACGGCGACAGCACAACCGGCAGTCGGCGTCCGGCGCTCACCGCCAGCAACTCGCAGCTCGAAGAAGTCGAGACCCTGCTCGCACAACGCGATCCCTTCTATCGCGATGCCGCCACCCTCACCATCGAGACCGGCGGCAAAACGGTCACAGAAATCGTCGCTGAAATTATCGCCGCCCTGGATGCCGATTCTTAA
- the hisA gene encoding 1-(5-phosphoribosyl)-5-[(5-phosphoribosylamino)methylideneamino]imidazole-4-carboxamide isomerase, translating to MEILPAIDIRGGKCVRLRQGDYGQETIFGDDPTEMARRWADGGAQRLHLVDLDGAKAGQPVNHEVVRKIVEAVSVPCQMGGGIRDEASIKLMLDDVGIDRVIVGTQALKDPQWFKEMATRYPGRLALGLDARDSKVATEGWLDVSETSAIDLAKEYVGVELAAVIYTNIANDGMMQGVDEGTIQDMIALAELGLPVIASGGVTTLDDVTRLAEVSRTQPRLVGAIIGRALYEGTIAVPDAIAAATP from the coding sequence ATGGAAATTCTGCCCGCCATCGATATCCGGGGAGGCAAATGTGTGCGTCTGCGACAAGGCGATTACGGACAGGAGACCATCTTCGGCGACGATCCCACCGAAATGGCCCGCCGCTGGGCTGACGGCGGCGCACAGCGTCTGCATCTGGTCGACCTCGATGGCGCTAAAGCCGGTCAGCCCGTGAATCACGAAGTCGTCCGCAAGATTGTCGAAGCCGTTTCCGTTCCCTGCCAGATGGGGGGCGGCATTCGCGACGAAGCCTCCATTAAGCTGATGCTGGACGACGTTGGTATCGACCGCGTCATCGTCGGCACCCAGGCACTCAAAGATCCCCAGTGGTTCAAAGAGATGGCAACCCGTTATCCGGGGCGGCTGGCACTCGGTCTCGACGCCCGCGACTCCAAAGTCGCCACCGAAGGCTGGCTCGATGTCTCTGAAACCTCGGCCATCGACCTGGCGAAAGAATACGTGGGCGTGGAACTGGCCGCAGTGATCTACACCAACATCGCCAACGACGGCATGATGCAGGGCGTCGATGAAGGGACCATCCAGGATATGATCGCGCTGGCCGAACTCGGTCTCCCCGTGATCGCTTCCGGCGGTGTGACGACCCTCGACGATGTCACCCGCCTGGCCGAAGTCAGCCGCACACAACCCAGGCTGGTCGGCGCAATCATCGGCCGTGCCCTTTACGAAGGGACGATCGCGGTTCCCGATGCCATCGCTGCTGCGACTCCTTAA
- the hisH gene encoding imidazole glycerol phosphate synthase subunit HisH, which translates to MITIVDYGMGNLRSVQKAFEKVGAEAQICTNPEEIAKASKLILPGVGAFRDAIQALKDQNLVEPILEHANSGKPFLGICLGLQLLFDVSYEDGEYEGLGIIPGKVVRFQDQPGLKIPHMGWNQIDATRPHPLLAGIPEHEHFYFVHSYYVAPDNDDDVAAWTDYGCRFASMVARDNLVACQFHPEKSQNAGLKLLQNFAAF; encoded by the coding sequence ATGATTACAATTGTCGACTACGGAATGGGAAATCTGCGGAGCGTCCAGAAGGCCTTTGAAAAGGTGGGCGCGGAAGCACAGATCTGCACAAACCCCGAGGAAATCGCGAAAGCCTCCAAACTGATTCTGCCCGGCGTAGGCGCCTTTCGCGATGCGATCCAGGCCCTCAAGGATCAGAACCTGGTGGAACCGATTCTGGAACACGCCAACTCGGGCAAACCCTTTCTCGGCATCTGCCTCGGGCTGCAGCTCCTGTTCGATGTGAGTTACGAAGACGGCGAATACGAGGGGCTGGGCATCATTCCCGGCAAGGTGGTCCGCTTTCAGGATCAGCCCGGTCTGAAGATCCCCCACATGGGCTGGAACCAGATCGACGCCACTCGACCGCATCCCCTGCTGGCCGGCATTCCCGAGCACGAACACTTTTACTTCGTTCACAGCTACTATGTGGCCCCCGATAATGACGACGACGTTGCCGCCTGGACGGATTACGGCTGTCGCTTCGCCTCGATGGTCGCTCGCGACAATCTGGTCGCCTGCCAGTTTCACCCCGAGAAAAGCCAGAACGCCGGCCTGAAACTGCTGCAGAACTTCGCTGCGTTTTAA
- a CDS encoding DMT family transporter, producing the protein MTDDVDRGKLYRARLLVLLASVLWSLSGLFIKSPPFQSIPAEDRGLILACYRALFAGLFLLPLVRFRHMRWRPALIPLLVAFATMNLLFVTAMTRTSAAAAIFLQNTSVVWAMLFGYFLLQERIERGSVLSILIVLAGILCIVAGDWAGENYDGNLIALTSGVCYALVVIFFRVLRDEHPAWLVALCLLTSAAIVAPWVWSLDITLTGQQFFLLALLGVIQLGTPYVVFSHAVKTVNSQEAALLVLTEPILNPIWVWLFWGETVTVSTFVGCALIVAGLLVRFILFRPRQVLPQERQSAS; encoded by the coding sequence ATGACCGACGACGTCGATCGTGGAAAACTGTACCGGGCACGGCTGCTGGTGCTCCTCGCCTCGGTTCTCTGGAGCCTGAGCGGTCTGTTCATCAAGTCGCCGCCGTTCCAGTCGATCCCGGCTGAGGATCGCGGCTTGATCCTGGCCTGCTATCGGGCCCTGTTTGCTGGCCTGTTTCTGCTGCCCCTGGTCCGCTTTCGGCACATGCGCTGGCGTCCCGCCCTGATTCCACTGCTGGTCGCCTTCGCCACGATGAACCTGTTGTTCGTCACCGCCATGACCCGCACGTCCGCTGCCGCCGCCATCTTCCTGCAGAACACCAGCGTTGTCTGGGCGATGCTCTTCGGTTATTTTCTCCTGCAGGAACGCATCGAACGCGGATCGGTCCTGTCCATCCTGATTGTCCTGGCCGGCATCCTCTGCATCGTGGCCGGCGACTGGGCCGGGGAAAACTATGACGGTAATCTGATTGCCCTCACCAGCGGCGTCTGTTACGCACTGGTGGTGATCTTCTTCCGAGTACTCCGCGACGAACATCCGGCCTGGCTGGTCGCCCTCTGCCTGTTGACCTCCGCAGCCATCGTCGCGCCCTGGGTCTGGAGTCTCGACATCACGCTGACCGGCCAGCAGTTTTTTCTGCTGGCACTATTGGGCGTCATCCAACTGGGGACGCCTTACGTTGTGTTCTCACACGCAGTCAAAACAGTCAACTCGCAGGAAGCAGCCCTGCTGGTGCTCACCGAACCGATCCTGAACCCGATCTGGGTCTGGCTCTTCTGGGGAGAAACGGTAACGGTCTCGACGTTTGTCGGCTGTGCACTGATCGTCGCTGGACTGCTGGTTCGCTTCATCCTCTTTCGCCCGCGACAGGTGCTCCCGCAAGAGCGACAATCAGCTTCATAG
- a CDS encoding cupin domain-containing protein — MIQATDQSVHGDGYDCFEAGPLESWTRFKLTPPDSPMPVRGKYFLRKLLNSDGLEMSVNVLPAGREMPFVHRHQANDEIYFVIQGRGQFQAGEELIEVSDGFFIRLSPEVPRVWRNHSEEPLYYLVIQYRADSSVTGGTLDGERLEQHPIVWKESPADEPAPGSETTLPE; from the coding sequence ATGATTCAAGCGACAGATCAGAGCGTGCATGGAGACGGCTACGACTGCTTTGAAGCGGGCCCACTGGAGAGCTGGACGCGGTTCAAGCTCACGCCGCCGGATTCGCCCATGCCGGTCCGTGGGAAATATTTTCTACGGAAGCTGCTGAACTCAGACGGGCTGGAGATGTCGGTCAATGTACTGCCCGCGGGCCGCGAGATGCCGTTCGTCCATCGCCACCAGGCTAACGACGAGATTTACTTCGTGATCCAGGGCCGGGGACAGTTTCAGGCGGGGGAGGAGCTGATTGAGGTTTCGGACGGATTCTTTATTCGACTTTCGCCTGAAGTGCCGCGCGTCTGGCGAAACCACAGCGAGGAGCCGTTATACTATCTGGTGATCCAGTACCGTGCGGACAGCAGTGTGACCGGCGGCACCCTGGATGGCGAACGCCTGGAACAACACCCGATTGTCTGGAAAGAGAGTCCTGCAGATGAACCAGCCCCCGGATCGGAAACAACGCTCCCGGAATAA
- the aroE gene encoding shikimate dehydrogenase produces MICVSIGRTRHKMMMMEHRSLSEKGAELVELRLDWIARTPDVTKLIKDRPTPVVITCRRPEDKGRWKGSEEQRQALLRTAIVSEVEYVDIEDDIADKIPRYGKTKRIISHHNFDETPDNLEEIHESLCKKDPDIVKLVTMANSPGDSIRMLKLVASAKVPTVGFCMGEYGVISRILCGKYGSPFTYATFSREREMAPGQLAFSEMTQIYRYDQIGPETPVYGVIGDPIAHSLSPLIHNIAFRHDKLDGVYLPFRVPKDRLEETLKEFEFLNVQGYSVTIPHKEGALKFAGAADQASQTMGVANTLYKDDKNVWQARNTDYDAALDSIRLGLDPEGKSSDDPIDGKQVLLLGAGGVSRAIGAGIINAGGALTVTNRSRVRGEKLAQDLGCAHTTWENRGSGHYDILVNGTSVGMHPNVNETPFAQNFILDGMLVFDTVYNPENTLLLKQARERGCKTVSGIEMFVRQAAAQYKLFTGKEAPLDVMRNTLRKGISAVAKL; encoded by the coding sequence ATGATTTGTGTCAGCATCGGTCGAACCCGGCACAAAATGATGATGATGGAACATCGCTCGCTCTCCGAGAAGGGGGCCGAACTCGTTGAATTAAGGCTGGACTGGATTGCCCGGACGCCAGACGTCACGAAACTGATTAAAGACCGGCCCACCCCGGTTGTCATCACCTGCCGGCGTCCTGAAGATAAAGGACGCTGGAAGGGTTCCGAAGAACAGCGGCAGGCCCTGCTGCGAACCGCCATCGTCTCCGAAGTCGAATACGTCGACATTGAAGATGACATCGCTGATAAGATTCCCCGCTACGGCAAAACCAAACGCATCATCAGTCATCACAACTTCGATGAGACCCCCGATAACCTCGAAGAGATTCACGAGTCGCTCTGCAAGAAAGACCCGGATATCGTCAAGCTGGTCACGATGGCCAACTCCCCCGGCGATTCGATTCGCATGCTCAAGCTGGTGGCCAGTGCCAAAGTTCCCACCGTCGGATTCTGCATGGGTGAGTACGGCGTAATCAGTCGTATTCTCTGCGGCAAGTACGGTTCTCCCTTTACGTATGCCACCTTCAGTCGCGAACGGGAAATGGCACCGGGGCAGCTCGCCTTTTCTGAAATGACCCAGATCTACCGCTACGATCAGATCGGCCCCGAAACACCCGTCTACGGTGTGATCGGCGATCCCATCGCCCACAGCCTGAGCCCGCTGATTCACAACATCGCCTTTCGGCACGATAAACTGGACGGCGTCTATCTGCCTTTCCGCGTTCCGAAAGACCGCCTGGAAGAGACGCTGAAGGAATTCGAGTTCCTCAACGTCCAGGGTTACAGCGTGACCATTCCGCACAAAGAAGGCGCCCTCAAGTTCGCGGGTGCCGCGGATCAGGCCTCCCAAACCATGGGAGTGGCCAACACCCTCTATAAAGATGATAAAAACGTCTGGCAGGCCCGCAATACCGACTACGATGCCGCCCTCGACAGCATCCGGCTCGGCCTCGATCCGGAAGGTAAATCCTCCGATGATCCCATCGACGGCAAACAGGTACTGCTCCTCGGTGCAGGCGGTGTCTCGCGTGCGATTGGTGCCGGGATCATCAATGCCGGCGGTGCGTTAACGGTTACCAATCGCAGCCGGGTACGCGGCGAAAAGCTGGCCCAGGATCTCGGTTGTGCCCACACCACCTGGGAAAACCGGGGCAGCGGACACTATGACATTCTGGTCAACGGCACCTCGGTCGGCATGCATCCGAATGTCAATGAAACGCCGTTCGCCCAGAACTTCATCCTCGATGGCATGCTGGTATTCGACACAGTTTACAATCCCGAAAATACGCTGCTGCTCAAACAGGCACGCGAGCGGGGCTGCAAAACCGTTTCCGGAATCGAAATGTTCGTACGCCAGGCGGCAGCGCAATACAAACTGTTTACCGGTAAGGAAGCCCCCCTGGATGTGATGCGGAACACGCTTCGCAAGGGGATTTCTGCGGTCGCGAAACTCTAA
- the thpR gene encoding RNA 2',3'-cyclic phosphodiesterase, with protein MQKNQRARTFIAVPVQPTRGLRKVLEKLNQMGSAVKPIPEDQMHITLKFLGPTELEDIMPVSRALKEMRNRFKCVRLAFKGLGAFPREDRPNVVWAGIKDESLLAEMAEYLEAETEKLGYPRERKGFHAHLTLARIKAKPPEELFQLLADRRDAEWGEATLDTLKFFRSELKPQRAQYHEMQTVRLPPAPKKKNQAKSLDSNESQS; from the coding sequence ATGCAGAAGAATCAACGCGCACGCACATTTATCGCTGTCCCCGTTCAACCAACACGAGGACTCCGTAAAGTTCTGGAAAAGCTGAATCAGATGGGGTCGGCGGTGAAACCGATCCCCGAAGATCAGATGCATATCACGCTCAAATTCCTGGGGCCGACAGAGCTCGAAGACATCATGCCCGTCAGTCGCGCTTTGAAAGAGATGCGGAATCGCTTCAAATGCGTCCGGCTGGCTTTCAAAGGTCTGGGTGCGTTTCCCCGCGAAGATCGACCGAATGTGGTCTGGGCGGGTATCAAAGACGAATCCCTGCTCGCAGAGATGGCAGAGTACCTCGAAGCCGAGACCGAAAAACTGGGCTACCCACGGGAACGCAAAGGCTTCCATGCTCATCTGACACTGGCCCGTATCAAAGCCAAGCCGCCGGAAGAACTGTTCCAGCTGTTGGCTGATCGGCGGGATGCGGAGTGGGGTGAAGCGACGCTGGACACGCTCAAGTTCTTTCGCAGCGAACTGAAACCGCAGCGGGCCCAGTATCATGAGATGCAGACAGTACGGCTGCCCCCGGCACCTAAAAAGAAAAACCAGGCAAAGTCCCTGGATTCAAACGAATCTCAATCGTGA